One Deltaproteobacteria bacterium DNA segment encodes these proteins:
- a CDS encoding DUF4154 domain-containing protein, producing MQRFLRLLLTYLVIIGSFCAFSNVVLGATLPTKLQAALFKKIFLYDKVLHGKEGDSLKVLVATTSDFNQDPDELVTAFKAVGISAQKMGVNEIANNIASAAAVYIHGHIAPDSIKALCANRSVLSISGYSELAESGSVSIALGIAKGRPEIIVNMKRLKIDGHEISSDLLALARVIK from the coding sequence ATGCAGCGTTTTTTAAGACTTTTATTAACATATCTAGTTATTATTGGTAGTTTTTGTGCATTTTCAAATGTTGTATTGGGAGCCACTTTACCAACCAAGCTACAAGCTGCATTATTTAAAAAGATTTTTCTATATGACAAAGTTTTACATGGCAAAGAAGGCGATAGTTTAAAAGTACTTGTTGCCACTACAAGTGATTTTAACCAGGATCCTGATGAATTGGTCACAGCATTTAAAGCAGTAGGTATTTCAGCGCAAAAGATGGGCGTTAATGAAATTGCTAATAATATCGCTAGTGCTGCTGCTGTGTATATCCATGGTCACATTGCGCCAGACTCTATAAAAGCTCTTTGTGCTAATCGCAGTGTTCTTAGTATTTCTGGTTATTCTGAATTAGCTGAATCTGGTTCAGTTTCTATTGCTTTAGGCATAGCTAAAGGAAGACCAGAAATAATTGTTAATATGAAACGACTAAAAATTGATGGTCACGAAATATCGTCTGATCTTTTAGCTCTGGCACGTGTAATTAAATAA